In Chrysiogenia bacterium, one genomic interval encodes:
- a CDS encoding prevent-host-death protein, translating to MRTIPASEIKRRGIGAVDEQLAKYPAVHVIANNQPRYVILTEERYEELLDEVEEAAELRIAESLAEYKAGKVKRYNSVEELMSAVDAADDD from the coding sequence ATTCGAACCATCCCGGCGTCCGAGATCAAGCGACGCGGCATCGGCGCAGTCGACGAGCAGCTCGCCAAGTATCCGGCCGTCCATGTCATCGCGAACAACCAGCCCCGGTACGTGATCCTGACCGAGGAGCGCTACGAGGAACTCCTCGACGAGGTCGAGGAAGCGGCCGAGCTGCGCATTGCCGAATCGCTGGCCGAATACAAGGCGGGGAAAGTGAAGCGCTACAACTCGGTCGAAGAACTGATGTCCGCTGTTGACGCCGCCGATGACGACTGA